A stretch of DNA from Methanocalculus natronophilus:
AAGCACTTGGCAGGACTCTTGAAGAGGGAGCTGTCCGCCAGTGTGCAAATGTCGCAACCCTTCCCGGAATCATCGGGCATTCATATGGGATGCCGGATATCCACTGGGGATATGGGTTTCCAATAGGTGGTGTCGCCGCGTTTTCGAGGGACGGGGGGGTCATCTCGCCCGGTGGCGTTGGCTTTGATATCAACTGTGGTGTCAGGCTGATCACCATACCGCTTGAAGCCCGTGATCTGAGGGATCTTGAATCGATCATCGCACGCCTCTATGATGGCGTGCCAACCGGTGTGGGCTCAAAGAGTTCTTTTTCCCTCTCCCGGTCAGGGCTTCTCGATCTCGTTTTGGAAGGCTCGCCCTATGCAATCAAAGAAGGATTTGGCCTTCCCGAAGATGCATCACACTGTGAGGAGGGCGGGTGCATGAAAGAGGCGAGCCTTGAGTCTCTCAGTGATAAAGCAATACAACGTGGCATCCCCCAGTGCGGCACCCTTGGATCAGGAAACCATTTCCTTGAGCTGCAGGTGGTATCTGAGATCAGGGATAGAGAGGCAGCAGATACATTTGGTATCACTGAAGGGATGGTCTGCTGTATGATCCATTGCGGCTCCCGTGGATTTGGCCACCAGGTCTGTACAGATCATATCAAAACACTTGATAAAGCCTCGAAGAAATATGGAATCAAACTTCCGGACCGCCAGCTTGCCTGCGCCCCGCTCACCTCACCGGAGGGGGAGGGGTACTTCTCGGCGATGGCAGCAGCTGCAAACTATGCCTGGGCAAACCGCCAGATTATCACCCACCAGGTACGAACAATCTTTGAGTCGGCCTTTGGCATCGCATACAGGGAGATGCCGCTTGTCTATGATGTTGCGCATAATATAGCCAAATGGGAGATGCATGAGGTGGATGGAGAGAATAGCGAGGTCTGCGTCCACCGGAAAGGTGCAACACGGGCCTTTGGCCCCGGCAGACACGAGCTCCCCGGCAGGTATCAGAAAACCGGGCAGCCGGTGATTATTCCCGGAAGCATGGGGACCGCATCATACCTGCTCCGTGGAACAGATACAGCCATGCAGAAAACATTTGGCAGTACCTGCCATGGCGCGGGGAGGGTGAGCAGCAGGAAGGCTGCAAAGAAAGCTGTCAGGGGAGCAGACATTTCAATGGAACTCAGGAAACAGGGGATCATTGTGAAAGCACCTTCTGGCAATGCAATCGCTGAGGAAGCACCGCAGATGTATAAGTCAAGTGACGAGGTGGTGCGGGTTGTTGATGAAGCCGGGCTCTCGACGATCGTTTCCCGCCTGATGCCACTTGGCGTTATCAAAGGATGAAAGAGTGGAGTTGATATTCGGATGAAAGGAGCACCCCCTGCACTGATATGGGAAGACAAAATGATGTTCCAGAGACTGATCGATGACTGTGTTGGCTCCTGCGAGCTGGTAACCCCACAGCTCCTCGCAGCCCCGTTTTACCGGGGGCGGTTTGGCGCACTTGTTATCCCGACAGGCTTTGCAAATAAGGACTACTCCCGTGTACTTCCGGCATTGCGGGCAACAAAAGGGCGGATAGAGCGTTTCCTGAGCTCAGGCGGAGAGATGCTTGTGTATGGCGGGGGCGGCGATGTGCCTGACTGCTATGACTGGCTCCCCTTCAAGGTGTGCTACAACTTCGAATACGGACCCCGAAAAATTACGATCAGGAGAGAGGGGGATGCCTCGCGCCTGCTGGAA
This window harbors:
- a CDS encoding RtcB family protein codes for the protein MLHGIQHVGLHEWDVPVGYAPDMRVSGRLYLSEALGRTLEEGAVRQCANVATLPGIIGHSYGMPDIHWGYGFPIGGVAAFSRDGGVISPGGVGFDINCGVRLITIPLEARDLRDLESIIARLYDGVPTGVGSKSSFSLSRSGLLDLVLEGSPYAIKEGFGLPEDASHCEEGGCMKEASLESLSDKAIQRGIPQCGTLGSGNHFLELQVVSEIRDREAADTFGITEGMVCCMIHCGSRGFGHQVCTDHIKTLDKASKKYGIKLPDRQLACAPLTSPEGEGYFSAMAAAANYAWANRQIITHQVRTIFESAFGIAYREMPLVYDVAHNIAKWEMHEVDGENSEVCVHRKGATRAFGPGRHELPGRYQKTGQPVIIPGSMGTASYLLRGTDTAMQKTFGSTCHGAGRVSSRKAAKKAVRGADISMELRKQGIIVKAPSGNAIAEEAPQMYKSSDEVVRVVDEAGLSTIVSRLMPLGVIKG